ATACACGTTCCACCAGTTGAAACATTGTCAGTACAAAAAAACGCATAACTGATTGCACAGAGACATAAGGAGGACATCATATTATTTCGTCAGACAATGTTGAATTAAAGTCAACTATCTAAGATGCGCATACATATTCAGTCCAATTGTGCGGTCAACGCTGGGAATTTTGGGGGGGATCTTGGGTAGATCTATTCACAACGCAATACAAGCCGTACCACTCACAAGATACAAAGGGATTCGTGCCTTTCCACGGATTCACCGGCGCTTGTGCTACAGAGGGAGATCTCGGTTGAAATGGATGTATCTGATGTTTTGCAGTTCTGTTTATTACCCCTTTTCCCATATGAAAGTATTACTTTTCCTTGATTCAAATCCACAATGAGAGACCAAGATTCGCTGTGAGAAATACAAGAACCCGTTGTTTTTGTCGCGCTGATTGTCACGTTGCAGGCGTGAATGAGACAGTTTGTGCAATTCATTGCCTGGTATGTGGAGCTAAAGACCGCCGTGGCTCTACTTTGAGGATTTTACAACGGGGAAAAGGAAGGAAAATCACAAATTCCACATTACCATAGGACAGGATGGTAAACAGCGGAAGGTAGTTGGAATGCTTTCGCATTGACAAGGTTCAACATGGTAAGGACAGCGGATTTTCTGTCTGAGATGCATGGCTCTATTGCTCATTTCAGGGGAAGCTATTGCTTGAGTAGGggagctgtccatggtcctgaaaATTATTTTCCCACATTCAGCTCTTTATCCACATACAGCAGTATTCAATTTGGTTGAATCTAAATTAAAAAACGATGAAAAGGGGGGATTTGATTAAAGTGGCAATAATATGCATCCGCGTTTACTGGTCGATATAATAAATTGACATAAATTGCATAACTTTTTGGGGGGCTACTCAGTGTCCTTCAATGTGATGAATGAATGCGCAATTCATGAAATCATTGCATGCCTCATATTCGTTCAGTGTAGGCCTATTTTGATTAAATTAATTATTGGTAAATGGCCTACATAGGCTACAGACTAACTAAATATGCAATGCAATACACTCTTCATCGGTATAAATCAAATGTCCTTTCGTAAAAAAAAGCATAGCCTATTAGCTTACCATAAACTCTATGATCATATTAGGATGACTACACCCACAACATCGGACCTCTAGGCCGATAGCGTTTTCTATTTTGTGGATTTTGTCACAGATATAacttgggtgtgtgtttgtgtgtgtgtgtgtatgtgtgattgtgtgagtgGTGCGCGCGCGTTTGTGAGTGGGGGGCGAGGGGGGGGGGcgggtgaaagggagagagagattatttgAAGAAGAATTAAGAAATTCTTCAACTTCAACATATACCGGATGCGATATAAAACGTGTATTATAGTATTATTTATTCCACATCAAGATGTAAAGTGTGCATGACATTCAGCAATGCTTGCAAATCCGTTTTTGCTTTTAATCAACTTGGGTCTCTTTTTTTCGCCGGGGGGATGAAGGGCTGTGACTATCCCTATGTAACAATCAGTATTTCTAACGCATGCATGATTGAGGATGAACACCTCCCATAACGACCACGACTAGCCTATTTTTCATTTATTAACAAATATCTCCTGATATCTGATGATAATGATTGATACCCGGCCGTTTTAATACTAATCGCAAGTCGTCGGATATGCGGGGTGAGTAGAAGATTGGTCTTTCCATAGGGTTGCTCGTATACTATGTTTAAAATAGATCTTTAAATCTAAACTAACAATGGAATTTTGTTCCATTCCATTCATGAAATGTTTGTTTTAATCCTGGGTCCTGTCGATTAAACGTAGACATTGTATCAAGACTAACTCTTTGCTGGAATCTTCGGGGAATATAATTTGAAATGGCAATGGATTCTGTATAAATGTCGCAGATGGCTCGTCGGTTTAGTTTGCAAGCCATTTGAATGCATCGTTAGCTTTCAAAATCCCTCAACTCCATCCTAAAGCAGCTATAGTCAACCTGCTTGTTCTATTTTCAAAGAAATACATGCATAGGCTGTACTCTTTTCCATGACATTCACCAACATGCACTGCATGTCATCAATATTTCGCATGGGGAGTTATTTCCTTTTCGTGTTGAGATATGATGCTGTAGCTAAATACATAATAATGGAACTGTACTGAATGTGGCATTTTAGCTGCAACAATTTTTTTTGGCATAACTATATTGTGTTTGTAACTCTCTCCAGATTTCTGCTCTTTCTTTTGCACGTAAACCTCCAAATATGTATATGCATTTAGTTATCTAAAATGCTTTACAAAGTGGAGTATGTCTCTATCCACAAGTGTATAGCTCTTTGTAACCACTGCATGCAGGGATGTTTCGCTTAACACAAGATGTTCATTAAACAGACAATGCCTGCCTTTCTCTTCTAGATGACACCCCATACTGGCACCATACTTCAGTGAGCTGGGGCACCTTCTCCCTTGAAAATGCATATCTGGATACTGAAAATAATCCTTCTGATCGCAGCATCTCTGACTCTGGTCGAGATGTACGACAATTACGGGGAGATCTGTAGGAATCTATGTACATGCGAAGAGAAGGAAGGGATACTGACGGTAAGCTGTGAGAACAGAGGGATTGTCAGACTGACAGAAATAAGCCCGGTGCATTTTTCAATGTACCACCTTCTGCTGACAGGGAACCTCTTAAAGAAACTGTCCCTCAACGACTTTATCAACTACACTGGGGCGACCATATTGCATTTAGGCAACAATGCTATCGACGAAGTGGAAACGGGTGCTTTCAACGGACTCCAGGGATTAAAGAGATTGCACTTGAACAACAACAAGATAGATGTCCTAAGGGATGATACATTTGTCGGCCTGGAGAGTTTGGAATACCTTCAGATTGATTACAATTACATCACCAATATAGAGCCCAATGCCCTGAGTAAATTGCATCAGCTCACAGTTCTCATTTTGAATGACAATTTGCTCTCTGCTCTGCCTACCAACATTTTCCGGAATGTTCCCTTAACACATCTGGACCTCAGGGGCAACCGTTTGAAAATGTTTCCTTACATTGGGCTCCTGGAGCACATGGACAAAGTGGTGGAATTACAACTCGAGGAGAACCCGTGGAATTGCTCATGTGAGCTCATCGCCCTGAAAGCTTGGCTGGAGAGCATATCATACACAGCTTTAGTGGGGGAGGTGGTCTGTGAGACGCCGTTCAGGCTGCATGGCAGAGACCTGGACGAGGTCTCCAAACAGGAGCTGTGCCCTCGTCGAGCAATCTCTGAATATGAAATgcgcccccctcccccactcagcACCAATGGATATTTCCAAACCACTCCAGCTTCGGTGACTTCCTCAGCCACCTCATCGAATGCTTTCAAGGCGTCGTCAAGGCCTACCAAGGGCACCCGTCAATCAAACCGAACCAGGTCAAAGCCAACCTCCCGGATTCCGGCTAACCCTTACAACTATGGCCCCATCATTGCTTATCAGACCAAATCTCCTGTGCCTTTGGACTGTCCCACCACCTGTACGTGTAATCTGCAGATTGCTGATCTTGGACTAAATGTCAACTGCCAGGAGAGAAAGATTGAGAACATATCTGACCTGAAGCCCAAGCCATACAATCCCAAAAAAATGTACCTCACGGGGAATTACATTCCTGTGGTACGCAGATCGGATTTCTTGGAGGCTACCGGATTGGATTTGCTTCACCTAGGAAACAATAGGATATCCCTCATTCAAGACAGAGCTTTTGGGGATTTAACCAACCTGCGTAGGCTGTATTTAAATGGTAATCTAATCGACAGGCTTACAGCAGAGATGTTTTTTGGCCTGCAGAGTTTGCAGTATCTCTACTTAGAATACAACAAAATCCAAGAGATTGTAGGGGGCACTTTCCGGTTTGTGCCAAACCTTCAGCTGCTTTTCCTCAACAATAACCTTCTGAAAACCTTACCAGGGGGAATCTTTACTGGGCTGTCCCTCTCTAGACTTAATCTCCGCAGTAACCATTTCCAAAACCTGCCTGTAAGCGGTGTGTTAGATCAGTTAAAATTGCTGTTGCAGATAGATCTGATTGAGAACCCGTGGGATTGCTCATGTGACGTCGTCGGCATGAAGATATGGCTCGAACAGCTCAGTGCAGGCACCGTTGTTAATGAGGTTAAATGCGAGTCCCCCAAACGGCACAGCGGGATTGACATGCGTTCCATTCAGTCTGAACAGCTGTGTCCAGATTACTCTGACGTAGTCGTCTCAACAGCGCCCCCCTCTGACGAGCCTCTGCCGGACAGAGCCACCACCACAGAGACCTACCAGAGATCTAACCCCACTAGTAGCGTcgtccctctctctgtactcATCCTCAGCCTGCTGCTCGTGTTCATCATGTCCGTCTTTGTGGCGGCGGGGCTGTTTGTGGTCGTGGTGAAAAAGCGCAAAAAGTCCCAGAGCGACCGCACCAGCACCAATAACTCTGACGTGAGCTCGTTTAACTTGCAGTACAGCCTTTACAGTAACAACCGAACCGTCCCCAAAGTCAAAGCCCCCGCAGGACACGTGTATGAGTACATCCCTCACCCTATGGGCCACATGTGCAAAAATCCCATTTACAGGTCCAGGGAAGGCAACACAGTCGAGGATTACCGTGACCTCCATGAATTGAAGGTGACTTATAGAAGTGATGTGGATGAGGAGAGGAACAGCAACATGAGGAGTCCCACTTATAGCGTGAGCACTATTGAGCCTCGCGAGGACCCCTCCCCTGCACAGAATGCTGAGCAATTCTTCAGGGGCATCATAGAGGCGGACAACCAATCCCCCTCCGGTAATAGTCTAGAATACAAGTACACTGGCCCTGTCTCGTACACGTACAACCCAAACTTTGATGTTAGACGCCAGTTCTTACACCCAGAGAGGATACGAGAAACAGTGCTTTATGGCACAGCTCCAAGTACTGTTTACGTGGAGCCCAACAGAAATGAATATTTGGAACTAAAAGCGAAACTTCAAGTCGAGCCAGACTACCTCGAAGTTCTTGAGAAACAGACCACTTTCAGTCAGTTTTGAGTAACAGATTTGTCCATATATGAAGGATTTCCCCACTTAAAAGTACTGGCTCAATATTGAGGGTGCCTTGGCACGACACATCAACAAAATAAGCATTAAACGGGGTGTGCCAAACTCTATTATTCTTATTTCTTAATTACATGACATCGCAGGAACTGAAAGTCTCTCTCTGAACCTAACTGGACGAACACACAAGTTGTTCTACTTAACTGGTGATTTAGAATCTATTTTTATATGGTGAAGATTGACTACACATATATGTAAGTGTACAGGTAACCTTACCAACCACATTTTCAGGAATATAACCATACATATATTGTGaatcacaaaaaaaatgtttataaatCACCTTCTGACGAAAGAACACTGTACGGCAGTGTCTCCATCAAACTGCGCAGGACAATTCTCTGCTTTTAGTCTGTAAGTAAGTATTTATTGGAGTACTCTGCCATGTGTTTTCCAAACTTTTGATTCTTCATCAATACTACCTGTGTCATAGATCCAGGATCCTCTGTAAACCTTTATGTTTTGTAGTGCCATATCATTTACTGTAGCTCGGCATTGTAAAAGTGGCTTTTTGAAAGTTGTTTTCTTTAAAGGTGGCACACCCCCAATGTTAAAGAAAGACTGCGTCATTTACTGGAGAAGAAAAAAAGGTGTCCTTGTATGCTTTCTGCACTTTTTTGGAATTGTGAGGCAAGTGGGCCTTTTAAACAGCTATCATTAGGATGATTACTATTAAAAATGAATACGTGTGTTCATTCTTAATATGTATTCTTGGTATGTTATCAAATTCATGAATAATAATTGAAGTAATAATTATGTTGTGTAATACTGATCTTTTAATGTAACCCCTATTTTTATACAAGCATTCGCAATTCTCTTGCCCTCATCAATTTCATTTGTTTCAATTGCTTTGCACTTATTGCACTATATTGACCAAAATATGTTAATGTCATCAATAAATATGATGTCAGGTTCATATACGTTCTTGTGGGGTAAATTAAAGGCTATCGTTAGATACTTCACAGAGGTAGTTGCATGTAACGTGCCATTCAAGAGAAGTTGGTCTTTCAACGAGGTTTTGATCAATATGCTTAAATCAATGATCCTGTGTGGGTGCCCTCATAATCCTAGTGGTTCCAACTGCAAGCATCAACATTTGTGCTGATCATCTTCTGATAGGGTTAAACACGCTGTACATCACAGGCACCAAAAAAATACATGTGTTCCTTTCAAGACTCCAGGGCCCTATTGCAGAAGGGGTGCATGTGAGCCTTTTTATAGCGGCCCAAAATGAAGGCAGCATTTTAGAGAACAGAAGGGAACGAAACTCAGTGTATCTGTCGCTATGTCATAGCCGTCACAGGAGGTGAATCATAGCCAAGTGTCCACAGGCTAACGGTAGAGGCCCTGTCCTGGGCTGAACCGATGTCACCTAGGCTGTTGACAGTTTTGGGGTAAATTATGTGCCAGTGTAACTCATTTGGgaagtgacacaaaatctaaacaTTTTACTTCCGGCACCCTCAGCAAAAGCTgcatgttgctgtgtgtgtgttattagccAATACTGAGAATCTGACCTAGTTGCTTTACTCCTGAGCTGCAGTTGCTtgggaaaaaatgtatttcaggTGTGAATCAAATTATGGCGTTAGTATAGGGACACGTGTTCGGTGTTCGTGTGTAAGTGCGCAATTGTGTGTCTTTACACTGACCTGTGCCTCTTTGTGATTTCATAATATACCCATCTCATTTGTTAAGTGAACCTGGTGGTGGGGGGGTTTCATGCTCCTATTTTCAAGCCAGAAGCCAGCCCAAATGTTGCCACGACCCTGAGCAGGGTAGCCGAATCCTGGCTaatggatgaatgaattagccatGTCTCACTGCAGGAGGTTGACGCGAGAGCCTCTAACCTGACAAATAATGCTTTTAATAAGCCAATGGGGTCCTCTGTGGGACTCCATGTGGAACGGCACAATGGTTTAATTCGCCTCCCTGGATTCGTTCACTTAGCTCATTTGGAAGGGCCAAAGGAGGGAACATCTCTGCTGTAAACCCGTTGTGCTGCAGTGCAGGGCCGAGAGGACATGTGAGGAGGACGCTCTGCCACAGCGTCATGATGATGTGAGCAATTGAGTTCAAGGAGATTTGGGTAATTGAGAAGGCAGAGATGAGATCTGACAGGCACCAATGAGTCTGATGATTGCTTTAATCATGATAGTTAATGGAATTCCTCCAGGCATGTAAAAGCGCTCAAATGTTCATCAACACATTAAGATTTCTTGTCCCTCACCTCTGTAATTACAGAtctacgttttttttttttttttggggggtggggtgTTATTCTCACCGATTGTAATGAATGTTTTTTTATTGTATTATTTGAATCAATATCTCTGATACTATTTCTGATTTTGCAAACAGGCTCACGATGCGAGGACATGTGTTTTTAACCTGATTTGTCACCTTTCAATGGTTTTCATGGGTATCCAGAAAGAAACTAGAACTTATTATTCAAAGCAAGGGTAACTCCTAATTTCCATTTGACATTTTGACCTTCGACATAATGCAGTTTAGAGGACATTTAGTGTGATCAACAAAGCAGCCTATTTCTCAAGTAAAGATTGGTAAAGATTCCTAAGGGATGTTGTCTGATGCTAATTCACCCGTCTCCCCAATCTATAGTTTTCCCAGACTACATGAAAAGTAGTATAATATGGTAATGGGATATGTTATAACAGTATACTGGAAAAGGACAGTAATAAAAGCATGTATGTATACTCCACATTCCTGTGGTACTGAGAGGTTGAGCTGAGCTACTGCTCATACGACTTCCTGTTAAACATGACCTGGTGATTGTTCCTCTCCGCAGGGATGAAACCAAATAAATAAAATGTGCCGTATCAAAATCTATTCTGTTAGACAGTGAAAAGTGTGTGCTGAAAGCCAGCAAGGGCCCTGGATTACTAAGAAACGGCAACAACAGTTTTCAAAATGGATGCTATTTTTGTCTGTCATCGCATAAccttgtgcttgtgtgtgtgtgtgtgtgtgtgtgtgtgtgtgtgtgtgtgtgtgtgtgtgtgtgtgtgtgtgtgtgtgtgtgtgtgtgtgtgtgtgtgtgtgtgtgtgtgtgtgtgtgtgtgtgtgtgtgtgtgtgtgtgtgtgtgtgtgtgtgtgttcgagagAGTGTGAGAGTTGTGTATGTGCATAGAAGCTCAGTGACAGTGTTTGTATgttcgggagggagggagggggagagagttgtGTATGTGCGTAGAATGTCagtgactgtgtatgtgtgtgtgtgtgtgtcagtgcctctttcctgtctccctgtttccAAGCATGCTCCCACTGGGTCGCCCGGTTGTGCTTATTAGGCTCGCGTTTTGTTTGTTTGGTTATAGTGCTGCAGCCGTTGATCAGAAGCTGCAGGACCCCTGTCGTTTGATAAATGGCAAGCATAGCATTACTGACACCCCAGCCTCGTGATGTCTGGCTAAAAAAACAACAGGTTGATGTATTGCTTCCTTGAGTGTGTCAAGTCATTTAGCTGTAGCCCCTGCCCTAGCTCTGTGCGTCATTGTCTCTGAGTGGGAGGAAAGGAATGCATAAATGGTACATCCAATGATGCAGCATACTGTAGCCGCAGTTATTTTGTCTCGAATGTTACGACTGTACTGGGTGATATTGTTAGTTGACTTGAGAACTGTTGACAGCCGTAGACATGCGAGAAGGTGCTGCTAAATTGATGTCAATGTGGCAACGGATTACGGTTTATTTTGTTTGGTGTGCTGACTGGATAGGCTGTCATTTATT
Above is a genomic segment from Oncorhynchus gorbuscha isolate QuinsamMale2020 ecotype Even-year linkage group LG23, OgorEven_v1.0, whole genome shotgun sequence containing:
- the LOC124011351 gene encoding SLIT and NTRK-like protein 5, which produces MHIWILKIILLIAASLTLVEMYDNYGEICRNLCTCEEKEGILTVSCENRGIVRLTEISPVHFSMYHLLLTGNLLKKLSLNDFINYTGATILHLGNNAIDEVETGAFNGLQGLKRLHLNNNKIDVLRDDTFVGLESLEYLQIDYNYITNIEPNALSKLHQLTVLILNDNLLSALPTNIFRNVPLTHLDLRGNRLKMFPYIGLLEHMDKVVELQLEENPWNCSCELIALKAWLESISYTALVGEVVCETPFRLHGRDLDEVSKQELCPRRAISEYEMRPPPPLSTNGYFQTTPASVTSSATSSNAFKASSRPTKGTRQSNRTRSKPTSRIPANPYNYGPIIAYQTKSPVPLDCPTTCTCNLQIADLGLNVNCQERKIENISDLKPKPYNPKKMYLTGNYIPVVRRSDFLEATGLDLLHLGNNRISLIQDRAFGDLTNLRRLYLNGNLIDRLTAEMFFGLQSLQYLYLEYNKIQEIVGGTFRFVPNLQLLFLNNNLLKTLPGGIFTGLSLSRLNLRSNHFQNLPVSGVLDQLKLLLQIDLIENPWDCSCDVVGMKIWLEQLSAGTVVNEVKCESPKRHSGIDMRSIQSEQLCPDYSDVVVSTAPPSDEPLPDRATTTETYQRSNPTSSVVPLSVLILSLLLVFIMSVFVAAGLFVVVVKKRKKSQSDRTSTNNSDVSSFNLQYSLYSNNRTVPKVKAPAGHVYEYIPHPMGHMCKNPIYRSREGNTVEDYRDLHELKVTYRSDVDEERNSNMRSPTYSVSTIEPREDPSPAQNAEQFFRGIIEADNQSPSGNSLEYKYTGPVSYTYNPNFDVRRQFLHPERIRETVLYGTAPSTVYVEPNRNEYLELKAKLQVEPDYLEVLEKQTTFSQF